From Acropora muricata isolate sample 2 chromosome 14, ASM3666990v1, whole genome shotgun sequence, one genomic window encodes:
- the LOC136898215 gene encoding proton channel OtopLc-like yields MSGETSDCSPPFFTTQKSVKTLNIMRCEKETYPLYEKKVLSNVTTKEESEREDTKKITHVAFNAFMYVLEPILPDDGVKGDGKIASLLYLICLTTAGVVFNLSKWFQDDSKADSGVTTDHIDGFLITCICPALLWICYIFCKQSDRKTVDFITPCPHSHRPLMAGAYVFGAGSCVMDLLHITFYIECSSNLSSLFFSIFKAVFIFAQILFLRKFATATLHKSPSIRLVLFHILGTNVCLWFRALFSHSKGIFNAHRTLEDLSTREKNACFANHYSMKKIWEASEPYLYPFTMEYSLIAGGILYTMWSEMRDLDPDPQDIYIYDELSDFNTTSDNLSERLEKFEQDHGYGTCEAATPSRDSVSSGRFSSRFSLNRAMSNSSICQSCVENQDSLRLHAIPSSDPGLLIGLLFSIVLLLAVGLLWVDHDSLNALKFYYLYQIVLLVFMCLACWVVLRCLMNQKFTWYPFGADDTLLIVSFTGMFLYAGLCLTAAIAEIRNHRYASDFSLAKSTLILFQAMLQATALIKALRFRPLKELGANIIRQGTLFLLTTNVALWAQDSFFEMRNFATTPVQTVFYGETSWRAITTLAYPLCIFFRFHSAACLFEVWSCFRVNNLS; encoded by the coding sequence ATGAGTGGCGAAACAAGCGATTGTTCGCCTCCTTTCTTTACTACTCAAAAGAGTGTAAAAACACTAAACATCATGCGATGCGAAAAAGAAACCTATCCACTCTACGAGAAAAAAGTGCTGAGCAATGTTACGACGAAGGAGGAATCGGAAAGAGAAGACACAAAAAAAATCACACATGTCGCCTTCAACGCTTTCATGTACGTGCTGGAGCCGATTCTACCCGATGATGGAGTGAAAGGCGACGGCAAGATCGCCAGCTTACTGTACTTGATTTGCTTGACAACAGCGGGAGTGGTGTTTAACTTATCGAAATGGTTCCAGGACGATTCCAAAGCAGATTCTGGGGTCACTACGGATCACATCGATGGATTTCTTATCACGTGTATCTGCCCAGCGCTGTTGTGGATTTGTTATATCTTCTGTAAGCAGAGCGATCGTAAAACTGTCGACTTTATAACACCATGTCCTCATTCTCATCGCCCTCTTATGGCGGGGGCCTATGTCTTTGGCGCAGGGAGCTGTGTCATGGATTTGCTTCACATCACATTCTACATCGAGTGCTCGTCAAACTTATCCAGCCTGTTCTTTTCGATTTTCAAGGCTGTCTTTATTTTTGCACAGATTTTATTTTTACGCAAATTCGCGACCGCCACTCTTCATAAATCACCGAGCATTCGACTTGTACTTTTCCACATACTTGGCACAAACGTGTGTCTGTGGTTCCGCGCGCTTTTTAGTCACTCAAAAGGCATCTTCAACGCGCACAGGACACTAGAAGACTTAAGCACGCGAGAGAAAAACGCGTGTTTCGCGAATCACTATTCCATGAAGAAAATCTGGGAAGCGTCAGAACCATATTTATATCCTTTTACAATGGAGTACTCGCTGATCGCGGGTGGCATTTTGTACACTATGTGGAGCGAGATGCGGGATCTCGATCCCGACCCGCAAGATATTTACATTTACGACGAGCTCTCGGATTTCAATACGACTTCCGATAATCTTAGCGAACGATTAGAGAAATTCGAACAAGATCACGGTTACGGAACATGCGAAGCGGCTACGCCGTCTCGGGATTCGGTCTCTAGCGGACgattttccagccgtttttcgCTAAACCGCGCAATGTCGAACTCATCGATCTGTCAATCGTGCGTCGAGAATCAAGACTCGCTTCGTTTACACGCGATCCCGAGCTCGGACCCAGGCCTTTTAATCGGCCTCTTGTTCTCGATCGTTCTGCTTCTTGCAGTTGGTTTACTGTGGGTCGATCACGATTCTCTGAAcgctttaaaattttattaccTTTATCAAATCGTGTTACTTGTCTTCATGTGTTTGGCTTGCTGGGTAGTGTTGAGGTGTTTAATGAACCAAAAATTTACCTGGTATCCATTTGGCGCCGATGACACGCTCCTAATAGTCTCCTTCACTGGTATGTTCCTCTACGCAGGATTATGTCTGACAGCTGCCATTGCTGAAATTAGAAATCACCGCTATGCTTCAGACTTTTCACTAGCTAAGTCAACGCTCATTCTCTTCCAAGCAATGCTCCAAGCAACAGCCCTCATCAAAGCTCTGCGCTTCCGACCGCTCAAGGAATTGGGCGCGAATATCATTCGACAAGGAACGCTGTTTCTGCTGACCACCAATGTGGCATTGTGGGCTCAAGACTCGTTTTTCGAGATGAGGAACTTCGCGACCACGCCGGTTCAGACGGTGTTTTATGGCGAGACATCTTGGAGAGCCATCACCACCTTAGCTTACCCGCTGTGTATTTTCTTTCGATTTCACTCTGCGGCCTGTCTATTTGAGGTTTGGTCTTGTTTTAGAGTAAATAATTTAAGCTGA
- the LOC136898217 gene encoding uncharacterized protein, with amino-acid sequence MSMQRNFFPVGHASNGSYSSVLHNNAVRSCATRATHAKSCGQQPKIMSPASNDSSPRKKYVSSLSIISNDKAPEIVILPSIENNIAFTTNLNSASQKIPIVSTPGEKSTTGTARRAKEIKPPTKFISCLHTSLSTEWKKDSLEKETSQEENKTLKSSQQVEQNSKVKSVVSTAGKFGLIPSVDSKADLSRELDRSEAGTGISSNRQNNKEHKAMDKQTVRVQYPSATGKSFTIKDTVVTADKKLTGMSTNVVASGSEFINSRRAGRVRALPKTRFRVKIQKCHHKTLNISDSLYYSEEKNEKTAAMPAKNIVIQNKGTQRSFSVKKN; translated from the coding sequence ATGAGCAtgcaaagaaatttttttcctgttggtCACGCTTCGAATGGCTCTTACAGTAGCGTTCTTCACAACAACGCGGTGCGTTCGTGTGCCACACGCGCGACGCACGCGAAGTCTTGTGGCCAACAGCCAAAGATAATGTCACCTGCATCCAATGATTCAAGTCCCAGGAAAAAGTACGTTTCTTCACTGTCGATCATTTCGAACGACAAGGCCCCCGAGATCGTTATTTTGCCAAGTATTGAAAATAATATTGCGTTCACTACTAACCTGAACTCGGCATCTCAAAAGATTCCGATCGTTAGTACTCCGGGCGAAAAATCTACTACGGGAACAGCGAGACGGGCGAAGGAAATTAAACCGCCGacaaaatttatttcttgtctTCATACTTCGCTGAGCACTGAATGGAAAAAGGATAGCCTTGAAAAGGAAACGTCCCAAGAGGAAAACAAAACGCTGAAAAGTTCTCAACAAGTTGAACAGAACTCGAAGGTGAAATCTGTTGTTTCGACAGCTGGAAAATTTGGATTAATTCCTAGTGTCGATAGCAAAGCAGACTTAAGCCGTGAACTCGACCGGAGTGAAGCAGGGACAGGCATTTCTTCAAATCGTCAAAATAATAAAGAACACAAAGCCATGGACAAGCAGACAGTGCGTGTGCAATATCCCTCTGCGACGGGAAAAAGTTTTACGATAAAAGATACAGTTGTTACGGCTGATAAAAAACTTACCGGCATGAGTACTAATGTTGTTGCGTCTGGAAGCGAATTTATAAATTCTCGACGAGCTGGTCGCGTCCGAGCGCTGCCGAAGACTCGCTTCAGAGTGAAAATTCAGAAATGTCATCACAAGACTTTAAATATTTCGGATTCGTTGTACTACAGcgaagaaaagaatgaaaaaactGCAGCGATGCCGGCTAAAAACATTGTGATTCAAAACAAAGGCACACAACGCTCATTTTccgttaaaaaaaattag